In Xiphophorus hellerii strain 12219 chromosome 13, Xiphophorus_hellerii-4.1, whole genome shotgun sequence, the following proteins share a genomic window:
- the LOC116731738 gene encoding ladderlectin-like: MILLFFLFGLSLAAVAPSDRQEIKLQRGGCPPFWFSFNGRCYKYVATLMTWADAEQHCVDQGANLVSIHSLAEENFVKLLIRNFDPAQGANWIVLSDIHKDGRYFWSDGSRYNFKLWNAGEPNNKGGPEPCVHTNYGPSKGWNDTQCRAKYTFVCKARPVC, from the coding sequence ATGATATTGCTGTTCTTCTTGTTTGGTCTCTCTCTGGCTGCTGTGGCTCCTTCAGACAGACAGGAGATAAAGCTCCAGCGGGGCGGCTGCCCCCCGTTCTGGTTCAGCTTCAATGGCCGCTGCTACAAGTACGTCGCCACCTTGATGACCTGGGCTGATGCAGAGCAGCACTGCGTGGACCAAGGAGCCAACCTGGTGTCCATCCACAGTCTGGCAGAAGAGAACTTTGTCAAACTGCTGATCAGAAACTTTGATCCCGCTCAGGGAGCCAACTGGATCGTACTCTCTGACATTCATAAGGATGGAAGATATTTCTGGTCTGACGGGTCCAGATACAACTTCAAGCTGTGGAATGCAGGAGAACCAAATAATAAAGGAGGACCTGAACCGTGTGTGCACACCAACTATGGCCCATCGAAAGGATGGAACGACACACAGTGCAGAGCTAAATACACTTTTGTTTGTAAAGCTCGTCCGGTTTGCTGA
- the LOC116731848 gene encoding lactose-binding lectin l-2-like, protein MLLLVFFLALGLAAELPSDGNEVKLLRGNCPMFWYSFTGRCYKYLATDMTWAEAELYCVSQGANLVSVHSAAEDDFVKSLIKNFDPAEGRTWIGLSDLHYEKGWMWSDGSAARFFAWSALQPDNGSEAEHCVHTNYIGDKKWNDVPCSVHYPFICVIRTTGQ, encoded by the coding sequence ATGTTGCTCCTCGTTTTCTTTCTTGCACTGGGTCTGGCTGCTGAACTTCCTTCCGATGGAAACGAAGTGAAACTGCTGCGTGGCAACTGTCCAATGTTCTGGTACAGCTTCACCGGCCGCTGCTACAAGTACCTCGCCACAGACATGACCTGGGCTGAGGCAGAGCTCTACTGCGTGTCACAAGGAGCCAACTTGGTGTCTGTCCACAGCGCTGCAGAAGATGATTTTGTTAAATCTCTGATCAAGAACTTCGACCCAGCTGAGGGACGCACATGGATTGGACTCAGTGATCTCCATTATGAAAAAGGATGGATGTGGTCTGATGGTTCTGCAGCAAGATTCTTCGCTTGGAGTGCCTTGCAGCCAGACAACGGCAGTGAAGCTGAACACTGTGTGCACACTAACTATATCGGAGATAAAAAATGGAATGACGTACCTTGTTCTGTCCACTACCCCTTCATTTGTGTGATCCGCACAACCGGTCAATAG
- the LOC116731905 gene encoding lactose-binding lectin l-2-like, translated as MMWFLFLFGLALAAEPPSNGQELKLVRGSCPLFWFSFEGRCYKYFGSRVTWGEAELLCVSEGANLVSIHSLNEQDFVNVLIKNFDPTQSWTWIGLTDIHKEGRWMWSDGSKYTFSLWNSGQPDNDGGNEHCVHTNPGSNFYWNDHACSNRFASVCATRTGCP; from the coding sequence ATGATGTggttcctcttcctgtttggtCTGGCTCTGGCTGCTGAGCCTCCTTCAAATGGACAGGAACTGAAGCTGGTGCGTGGCAGCTGCCCCTTGTTCTGGTTCAGCTTCGAGGGTCGCTGCTACAAGTACTTTGGCTCAAGAGTGACCTGGGGAGAAGCAGAGCTCCTGTGTGTGTCTGAAGGAGCCAACCTGGTTTCCATCCACAGCCTAAATGAACAAGATTTTGTCAATGTGCTGATCAAGAACTTTGATCCTACTCAGTCATGGACCTGGATTGGACTCACTGATATTCATAAGGAAGGAAGGTGGATGTGGTCCGATGGGTCTAAATACACATTTTCCCTTTGGAATTCTGGACAGCCTGACAATGATGGTGGAAATGAACACTGTGTTCACACCAACCCCGGAAGCAATTTTTACTGGAACGATCATGCGTGCTCAAATAGATTTGCTTCTGTGTGTGCAACTCGTACAGGTTGTCCCTAG
- the LOC116731676 gene encoding lactose-binding lectin l-2-like: MTADKPFQDCKTFQTKTLQNSNMLLLVFLFALGLAAELPSDGNEVKLLRGNCPMFWYSFKGRCYKYVASRMTWGEAEVHCLSEGGNLVSIHSLDEHNFVNDLIKNFDPTRDFTWIGLTDVHKEGAWMWSDGSKYEFSLWAPAEPNNVGGQEHCGHTNLGPNYYWNDHLCSHKKALVCASRINCC; this comes from the coding sequence ATGACTGCAGATAAACCCTTTCAAGACTGTAAAACCTTCCAGACTAAAACTCTTCAGAACTCCAACATGTTGCTGCTCGTTTTCCTGTTTGCTTTGGGTCTGGCTGCTGAACTTCCTTCTGATGGAAACGAAGTGAAACTACTGCGTGGCAACTGTCCAATGTTCTGGTACAGCTTCAAAGGCCGCTGCTACAAGTATGTTGCCTCGCGCATGACCTGGGGTGAAGCAGAGGTCCACTGTTTGTCAGAGGGAGGCAACTTAGTGTCCATCCACAGTCTGGATGAACACAATTTTGTGAATGACCTGATCAAGAACTTTGATCCTACTCGAGATTTCACCTGGATTGGACTCACTGATGTTCATAAGGAAGGAGCGTGGATGTGGTCTGATGGGTCCAAATATGAATTCTCCCTTTGGGCTCCTGCTGAGCCTAACAATGTTGGAGGACAAGAACATTGTGGTCACACCAACCTTGGTCCGAACTATTACTGGAATGATCATTTGTGCTCACACAAAAAAGCTCTTGTTTGTGCATCTCGTATAAATTGCTGTTAG
- the LOC116730516 gene encoding ladderlectin-like: protein MILLFFLFGLSLAAVAPSDKQEMKLQRGGCPPFWFSFNGRCYKYVATLMTWADAEQHCVTQGANLVSIHSLEEENFVKLLIKNFDPAQGANWIGLSDAQKDGTYFWSDGSTFNFNFWNTGEPNNAGGSEPCVHTNWGPARRWNDKVCTDVYSFACKLRPYCQ, encoded by the coding sequence ATGATATTGCTGTTCTTCTTGTTTGGTCTCTCTCTGGCTGCTGTGGCTCCTTCAGACAAACAGGAGATGAAGCTCCAGCGGGGCGGCTGTCCCCCGTTCTGGTTCAGCTTCAATGGCCGCTGCTACAAGTACGTCGCCACCTTGATGACCTGGGCTGATGCGGAGCAGCACTGTGTGACCCAAGGAGCCAACCTGGTGTCCATCCACAGTCTGGAAGAAGAGAACTTTGTCAAACTGCTGATCAAAAACTTTGATCCCGCTCAGGGAGCCAACTGGATCGGACTCTCTGACGCTCAGAAGGATGGAACATATTTCTGGTCTGACGGGTCTACTTTCAACTTTAACTTTTGGAACACAGGAGAACCAAATAACGCAGGAGGATCAGAACCGTGTGTGCACACAAATTGGGGCCCGGCCAGGAGATGGAACGATAAAGTGTGCACAGATGTATACTCCTTTGCTTGTAAACTTCGTCCATATTGTCAATGA
- the cdca7b gene encoding cell division cycle-associated 7-like protein: MTLKSDAQTFKSKYITAELAHLFTQSDSEEEFEGFSEDEAAEDRGCFQKQQKTKVVDSESESDKDTGFYSDGEEPPEPKRRSLLVALRFPGKKEPASPKKQNKENVTKPIRRSDPPQRGRGRPRKVNEEEEVEVEVVKEKEKEEILCQSLRKRDRNIQENKAMLAKLFAGLTSLADLTPLDTPQKRKRISQKVSPQKRKFKSDVGSERRNPSRKARPPENFGVEEKPEPGRIRKPRTLDIWRLMEVDEERIDGRKKKKRSPKSRKSQFMVKSVDEITDEDLENVAYRSKDKIWDKDNGSSCHQCRQKTLDTKTVCRSGYCVGVKGQFCGPCLKNRYGEDVCTVLLDPTWSCPICRGMCNCSLCRKKEGRCATGTLVALARYNGHDNVHEYLESIQKELQ, from the exons ATGACCCTCAAGTCAGAT GCTCAAACTTTCAAATCCAAGTATATAACTGCTGAGCTGGCTCATCTGTTCACCCAATCAGACAGCGAGGAGGAGTTTGAGGGATTCAGCGAGGATGAGGCAGCAGAGGACAGAGGATGCTTCCAAAAGCAGCAAAAGACCAAA gttgttGACTCAGAGTCGGAGAGCGACAAAGACACAGGCTTCTACTCGGACGGCGAGGAGCCACCTGAGCCAAAGAGGAGGAGTCTGTTAGTGGCACTTAG GTTTCCAGGCAAGAAAGAACCTGCCTccccaaaaaaacagaataaagaaaatgttactaAGCCAATCAGACGGAGTGACCCGCCtcagagagggagaggaaggcCGAGGAAGGTgaacgaggaggaggaggtggaggtggaggtggtgaaagagaaggagaaggaggagatcCTGTGCCAAAGTCTGAGAAAACGAGATCGCAACATACAGGAAAACAAAGCCATG ctcgCGAAGCTGTTTGCTGGTCTGACCTCCCTCGCTGACCTGACTCCGCTGGACACGCCTCAG aagaggaagaggataTCGCAGAAGGTATCGCCGCAGAAGCGCAAGTTTAAGTCTGATGTAGGGTCAGAGAGGAGGAACCCGTCGCGAAAGGCTCGTCCTCCGGAGAACTTTGGGGTGGAGGAAAAGCCTGAGCCAGGTCGCATTAGAAAACCAAGGACTCTGGACATCTGGAGACTGATGGAG GTGGACGAGGAACGTATAGAcgggagaaagaaaaagaaaagaagcccCAAGTCCAGGAAGAGTCAGTTCATGGTGAAGTCGGTCGATGAGATCACGGACGAGGACCTGGAAAACGTCGCGTACCGCAGCAAAGACAAGATCTGGGACAAAGACAAT GGAAGCTCATGCCACCAGTGCAGACAGAAGACTCTGGACACCAAGACAGTGTGCCGTAGTGGTTACTGTGTGGGGGTGAAAGGTCAGTTCTGTGGCCCGTGCCTGAAGAATCGCTATGGAGAGGACGTGTGCACTGTTCTGCTCGACCCG ACGTGGTCATGTCCCATCTGCCGGGGAATGTGTAACTGCAGTTTGTGTCGTAAGAAGGAGGGCCGCTGCGCCACGGGGACCCTGGTGGCCCTGGCGCGCTACAACGGCCACGACAACGTCCACGAGTATTTGGAGAG tATCCAGAAGGAGCTGCAGTGA
- the sp4 gene encoding transcription factor Sp4, with amino-acid sequence MSDSKKESSGTEGGKASKRGKSSGSQDSSQPSPLALLAATCSKIGGQGGAEGSQAQAGAQQIQVQASQIQLQAGQLQGQIVLDAAGGQALVPQQLELIPAQFTGNGWQIITTAPTMAKENTSQPVAVTVASTLANDSSPGGRKLKTTSGTNSIPANQQQQQFQIIQVQNLPNAGGGVQYQVIPHLQTADGQQIHINPQPASIGALSEQVQLIQTPNSGQAQAILQPANQQAILPSTANQTVPLQIRPAQTFPIQLQTLQGSQTPVMTTVPINLGGMTLALPVINNVAGSGAVQLIQSADGTFSVANGNQLVTTAMPGGVPTAPGAGSTPMAAEGDGASDGAQGVAAAPDSTPDNTQVQSSEADSQSQNQANGLQNQSDAAGTIQQVIVGQVGHQLVQQIQLQPPAQSQGQTQNQQQPQHIQTLQLAPGQTLQPIQAFQNPAQVLIRAPTLSSSGQITWQTIQLPGGVSLQGGLGAAVPQQLTLAPVAGGTAVGGGGLVSLSGAPLTLSAAQINPGSGVQTVSIAGLGTAGVQVQGVPLTITGLQGQPQSQDAVKVQPSPVTVTVGSVASGSSVSPDQLGSVQSSSDQEGPPSKRLRRVACSCPNCRDGEGRNSGDPTKKKQHICHMEGCGKVYGKTSHLRAHLRWHTGERPFVCNWIFCGKRFTRSDELQRHRRTHTGEKRFECPECSKRFMRSDHLSKHIKTHQNKKGGAAVAIITTDDMEEDPPEGLAESPQIVAVGTLTRDSEPATPTTSNHLEEEEEEEFE; translated from the exons ATGAGTG ACTCGAAGAAGGAATCATCTGGAACAGAAGGAGGGAAAGCATCTAAACGGGGCAAAAGTTCAGGATCGCag GATTCCTCTCAGCCGTCTCCGCTGGCTCTGCTAGCAGCCACCTGCAGTAAGATCGGAGGGCAGGGGGGAGCAGAGGGGTCCCAGGCCCAAGCAGGTGCCCAGCAGATCCAAGTCCAGGCCAGTCAGATCCAGCTCCAGGCGGGTCAGCTTCAGGGTCAGATCGTGTTGGACGCAGCCGGGGGCCAGGCCCTGGTGCCCCAGCAGCTAGAACTGATCCCTGCTCAGTTCACGGGGAACGGCTGGCAGATCATTACGACAGCGCCAACGATGGCCAAGGAGAACACCAGTCAGCCTGTTGCTGTGACGGTGGCTAGCACTCTGGCCAATGACAGCTCACCTGGAGGACGCAAG CTGAAAACAACAAGTGGCACCAACAGTATcccagccaatcagcagcagcagcaattccAGATCATCCAGGTTCAGAACCTGCCCAATGCTGGAGGCGGCGTCCAGTATCAGGTCATCCCTCACCTGCAGACTGCTGATGGACAGCAGATCCACATCAACCCTCAGCCGGCCTCCATCGGGGCCCTGTCTGAGCAGGTGCAGCTCATCCAGACCCCAAACTCAGGCCAGGCCCAGGCCATTCTCCAACCAGCCAACCAGCAGGCTATTCTACCAAGCACAGCCAATCAGACGGTCCCGTTGCAGATCCGTCCCGCACAGACTTTTCCCATTCAGCTTCAGACGCTGCAGGGCTCCCAGACTCCCGTTATGACGACCGTACCCATAAACCTCGGCGGCATGACTCTGGCTTTGCCGGTAATCAACAACGTGGCGGGGAGTGGGGCAGTGCAGCTCATCCAATCGGCAGATGGCACGTTCTCTGTCGCTAACGGCAACCAACTGGTGACGACGGCAATGCCGGGAGGAGTACCCACGGCACCCGGCGCCGGGTCGACGCCAATGGCAGCCGAAGGGGACGGTGCGTCAGATGGCGCTCAGGGGGTCGCGGCCGCACCTGACAGCACCCCCGATAACACCCAGGTACAGAGCAGCGAGGCGGACTCCCAGAGCCAGAACCAGGCCAACGGGCTCCAGAACCAGTCGGACGCGGCGGGAACCATCCAGCAGGTGATCGTGGGCCAGGTGGGACACCAGCTGGTGCAGCAGATCCAGCTGCAGCCCCCCGCTCAGAGTCAGGGTCAGACGCAGAACCAGCAGCAACCACAACACATTCAGACCCTCCAGCTGGCGCCTGGACAAACCCTGCAGCCCATCCAGGCCTTCCAGAACCCGGCGCAGGTTCTTATCCGCGCTCCCACCCTGTCCTCCTCTGGGCAGATCACCTGGCAGACCATCCAGCTGCCCGGCGGGGTCTCCTTGCAGGGCGGCCTGGGGGCGGCGGTGCCACAGCAGCTGACTCTGGCTCCGGTGGCCGGTGGGACGGCAGTAGGGGGCGGGGGACTGGTGTCCCTGAGTGGAGCCCCCCTGACGCTGAGCGCGGCCCAGATCAACCCGGGTTCAGGCGTCCAGACGGTCAGCATCGCTGGACTTGGCACTGCAGGGGTTCAGGTGCAGGGTGTTCCTCTCACCATCACTGGTCTACAGG GTCAACCACAGAGTCAGGACGCGGTTAAAGTTCAGCCTTCTCCTGTGACGGTCACTGTCGGCAGCGTGGCCTCGGGTTCGTCAGTGAGTCCAGACCAGCTCGGCTCCGTTCAGAGTTCTTCGGACCAGGAGGGACCGCCCAGCAAGAGGCTACGACGCGTTGCCTGTTCCTGTCCAAACTGCAGGGACGGAGAGGGAAG GAACAGCGGAGACCCGACCAAGAAAAAGCAGCACATCTGCCACATGGAGGGCTGCGGGAAGGTGTACGGCAAGACGTCTCACCTGAGGGCCCACCTGCGCTGGCACACCGGCGAGAGGCCGTTTGTCTGTAACTGGATCTTCTGTGGGAAGAGGTTCACCCGTAGCGACGAGCTGCAGAGACACCGGAGAACACACACTG GAGAGAAGCGTTTCGAGTGTCCTGAATGCTCCAAGCGCTTCATGCGCAGCGACCACCTATCAAAGCACATCAAGACTCACCAGAACAAGAAGGGCGGCGCCGCCGTCGCCATAATCACCACTGACGACATGGAGGAGGACCCTCCCGAAGGTCTGGCAGAATCCCCCCAGATTGTCGCCGTGGGAACCCTCACGCGGGACTCTGAACCCGCTACGCCCACCACCTCCAACCacctggaggaagaagaggaggaagagtttGAATAG